The Microcoleus sp. AS-A8 DNA window CAAACCAGCTAGCCGCACTAATATTAGTTTCCTCAACCAAGCGTTCTAAGGTTTGGTCTAGAAGGGGAATTGGCAACCCTTTCAATGCTACAGAGTAAACACATTGCTGATACTTCTTATCAGCTTGCAACCGAAACGCAATCACTCGTTTCCCCTGCACATCAATTACCCAATACTCAGGGATTTCCAGAGCAGCATAGAGTTTTTTCTTTTCATCTAAGTCAGTTGCCAGCGTCGTATCAGAGATTTCACCCACTAAGTCAGGAACTCGCCACTGAGTCAGATCAATTCGACGGAGTTCACCGGGTTGCCATTGCGGCACACCTTCTCCGATATACAGCACTAAATCGGGTGCTGCGGCACGTTGATTGGGCTTTTCCAGTAAGCAACGTCCCAGAGACTCCGCCGTTTGCACTACAAACTGACTGAACCAAAAGCCAAACAGCAGTGTAAATAAGTCACTCACTCTAGCGTGGTTAATACCTTCTGAACCCATATCAACAAGAAGAGAGTTGCCATTGAAAAACAATCTCATTCTCTCAGGAGTAGGATCGTCGCGATAGCGTAAGTAATCTTCCCAAGTCGCTGGCTGCCATTGGGGAATTTGTAGGGTATCAGCTTTTTGGATGGCTGTGAGAATGGATGCTGTCATCGGTTAAGGCTACCCCCAAGCGTTACTGCAATTTTAACTTTACTCATTGGTAGGCAGTGCCACTCTATAGCCTACATTCAGGAACTCGTTTTGTGTTGCTATCAGCTTTGAATAAAGCCGTCATATGTCAGCGATCGCAAGTCTTTCGGAGCAGGTTCGGGCAAACTTCATAGATACAATCAGACGGAAAAGGGTCTTTTTGTGAGACATGACTGAAAATTGTCACGCTTGAACTTCCCGAAACGCTGGCACAACGAGCCAAGGAAATTACTGCTTTGACGAGCCAGGGGGGAACTGTCTGTACTAGAAACAAAGAAATATTAAAAAAGTGAACTTTTTTCGCGACCTCGCTAGCTCATTGCCAAAAAGAAAGCCTCTGGTAATGAGCCAGAGGCTTTCTCCTTCGTATCAATTCTCATCAGTCTGATTCAAGCCGTCTTGTTATCTGGAATATGTTGAGAGTGCTTTAAGTCTGTGTCGCCTAGTTTTTCTTGCAAAAACTTATATTGACGCCTAAGTTCCATTTTGGTAGTTTTTGGGGTTGACATAAGACTGATATATTCTTGAGCAATTTCCCATTTGTTGCTATTGGCGGGTAAATGCGCGACTCTTTCCCACAAATCTCTTCTTGCTTCTAAGTCGTTAATGTAATTCTCTTTTTCTCCTCGATTCTTGGCGTTGATGGCTCTACTAGCAAATACGGCTGACATCTTCAAAGCATATTCTCTAATAAATTTTATTTCCATACAGCGAAAAATATATACATATAGGTTGATGCCTTCAGTTTTAATTTTCCTAGAGTTAGCCTTTATGCACTTCTATCGCAAGGAAGACCAGTAAATATACTTAATGGTTTGTTCATATTCAGGCAGAGGTGCTGAAGCTGCGTCATCTTGGGAAATCCTAACCTGGGACTAGGCGGAACTAGGTGTTTGCTACACAAACGCCACTCAGAGAAACTTTTTTCCTCACAAGCCTCATCATCTCTCCTACATCTTCATAAGACACCGTAGGACTCTACTGACTAACCTGTGCAAACCAAGGCTACACAGCCTGTTGATGATCATGTCTATCCCTTTGGGGGAACCGACGCGCTTGGGCACATTAATCCAGCAGCGCTACAAGAGTTGATCACACTGTATTTGGATATGCCGTCGAAAAGTGAAGAATAGTTACAGAGTTGGAGGTGCGATGACAGTTTGTGAATAAGGAGGGGAGGAGGAGCGATCGGTTTTCTGAGGCTATGCGACCGCTGTTTGTACCAAATGAGGGGAGGAGGAGCGATCGCCTACGGCACCAGCGAAGCTGATCGCTATAATTTTGAAGCAGACTCAAGCAACGTTCATGGATACAGTCAAAGGTCAAAAGCGTAGTATTAGTCAACCAACTATCACCAAAACTGTTGAACTTTTTTGTGGAATTGGAGGATTTCGCATTGCTGCTGAAGAAAGAAACATACGTACTATATGGGCAAATGATATTTGCCCGAAAGCCTGCAAAGTGTATCGCAATTGCTTTGGAGATGCAGAATTACGGCAGGGTGATATCCATGAATTAGTAAATGAAATCCCT harbors:
- a CDS encoding Uma2 family endonuclease, whose translation is MTASILTAIQKADTLQIPQWQPATWEDYLRYRDDPTPERMRLFFNGNSLLVDMGSEGINHARVSDLFTLLFGFWFSQFVVQTAESLGRCLLEKPNQRAAAPDLVLYIGEGVPQWQPGELRRIDLTQWRVPDLVGEISDTTLATDLDEKKKLYAALEIPEYWVIDVQGKRVIAFRLQADKKYQQCVYSVALKGLPIPLLDQTLERLVEETNISAASWFARQIAGFNVE